In one Nicotiana sylvestris chromosome 8, ASM39365v2, whole genome shotgun sequence genomic region, the following are encoded:
- the LOC138875465 gene encoding uncharacterized protein — translation MGFTERLIGLVFGLVSNNWYSILINGQAHGFFKTSRGVKQGDPISPTLFILAAEALSRGLNALHTNLYFYGFGMPKWSPKINHLAYADDMIIFSSSDEISLMLIMQVLNAYEVAYGKLVNKTKSDVYLHYLIDMEVASKVEKITGIHRNDFSIIYLGCPIFYARRKLEYYQPLITKVMDKLQSWKGGTSRHWASWNTLCMPVEEGGIGFRSLHDVGKALFSKLWWNFKTKPSLWSSFFLVPQDFGIDETVHNVYDVTIDGEWDVDRLFEMLPEDLVVHILEKIKPPSPQQVLDIPCWMLETRGYFSVKSETAKTTWKYFLSRAGIAVEGLTLHQAITKCWTANVCLRLKPALVKVRKSGMDRVPHKWQDLLAMMENFTPKLKVTKVMWEFPSAGWLKVNTDGASRGNPGRSSIGFCIRNENGDIVKSVGKDIEETTNTVAEAKAMVEALRFCRFQQYSHVWIQTDSMLLKKIMDGIWKPPWIISEQVEEMMQLMNGGNYTVTHIHREGNKLADHLANYALDHGEIECQQFWHLDAQGRRLVNEDKLQCPSLRVKVDRR, via the exons ATGGGATTCACAGAAAGGTTGATAGGGTTGGTCTTTGGATTAGTTTCAAATAATTGGTATTCTATTCTAATCAATGGTCAAGCTCATGGGTTCTTTAAGACCTCAAGGGGAGTAAAACAAGGTGATCCTATATCTCCAACTTTGTTTATCTTAGCAGCAGAAGCATTATCTAGGGGTCTCAATGCACTACATACTAACCTGTATTTTTATGGATTTGGGATGCCAAAGTGGAGTCCAAAGATCAATCATTTGGCATATGCAGATGACATGATTATTTTCTCATCCTCAGATGAAATATctttgatgctgattatgcaagtGCTGAATGCATATGAAGTTGCATATGGGAAGCTTGTTAACAAGACCAAATCAGATGTGTACCTGCATTATTTAATAGACATGGAAGTGGCCAGCAAGGTGGAAAAGATCACAGGCATTCATAGGAATGATTTTTCTATCATATATCTAGGTTGTCCTATATtttatgcaaggagaaagctggaATACTATCAGCCCCTAATTACTAAGGTAATGGACAAACTGCAATCATGGAAGG GAGGAACTAGTAGGCATTGGGCTTCATGGAATACCTTATGCATGCCAGTTGAGGAAGGAGGAATAGGTTTCAGGTCCCTGCATGATGTAGGAAAGGCATTATTCAGCAAGTTGTGGTGgaatttcaaaacaaaaccaAGCCTATGGAGCTCTTTC TTTTTAGTTCCTCAGGACTTTGGCATTGATGAAACTGTACATAATGTATATGATGTTACCATAGATGGTGAGTGGGATGTGGACAGGCTATTTGAAATGCTTCCTGAAGACTTAGTAGTACACATTTTGGAGAAAATCAAACCACCTTCACCTCAGCAGGTTCTTGACATACCTTGTTGGATGCTGGAAACAAGAGGATATTTCAGTGTTAA ATCAGAAACTGCAAAGACAACTTGGAAGTATTTTCTATCGAGGGCAGGAATAGCTGTGGAGGGATTAACATTGCACCAAGCAATCACAAAATGTTGGACTGCAAATGTGTGCTTAAGGCTCAAACCA GCATTGGTGAAAGTGAGAAAGTCTGGGATGGACAGGGTACCTCATAAATGGCAAGATCTATTAGCTATGATGGAAAATTTCACTCCTAAACTTAAGGTTACCAAAGTAATGTGGGAATTTCCAAGTGCAGGATGGCTAAAAGTTAATACGGATGGTGCATCGAGGGGAAATCCAGGTAGGAGCTCAATAGGTTTTTGTATAAGAAATGAAAATGGTGACATAGTCAAGTCAGTAGGGAAGGATATTGAGGAGACAACAAACACAGTAGCTGAAGCAAAGGCCATGGTAGAAGCACTAAGGTTCTGCAGATTTCAACAATACTCTCATGTATGGATTCAAACTGACTCAATGTTATTAAAAAAGATAATGGATGGGATctggaaaccaccatggatcataTCTGAGCAGGTAGAGGAAATGATGCAACTAATGAATGGGGGCAATTACACAGTTACTCATATTCATAGGGAGGGAAACAAgctggcagatcacttggctaatTATGCTTTAGATCATGGAGAAATAGAATGCCAACAATTCTGGCATCTAGATGCACAGGGAAGGAGGTTAGTTAATGAAGATAAGCTGCAATGTCCAAGTCTAAGGGTGAAGGTGGACAGGAGATAA
- the LOC138875466 gene encoding uncharacterized protein translates to MDPLKYIFQKPMPTGKLAKWQILLSEFDTIYIIKKEIKRQALTDHLAKNSVGGTYEPLKTYFPNEEVSFVGEDFNEAYDGWRMFFDGAANFKGVGIGAFLVSEAGQHYPVSAKLKFPCTINTTEYEACILGLNMADNMNIQELLVINYSDLLVH, encoded by the coding sequence atggatcctctaaagtacatatttcagaaacccatgccgaccGGGAAGTTGGCTAAGTGGCaaatactactaagtgagttcgatacCATCTATATAATTAAAAAAGAGATCAAACGACAAGCATTGACAGATCATCTTGCTAAAAATTCAGTAGGAGGAACATACGagcctttgaaaacatattttcctaatgaagaagtgtCGTTCGTAGGAGAAGACTTTAACGAAGCATACGATGgctggaggatgttctttgatggagccgcaaatttcaaaggagtgggcattggagcattCTTGGTATCAGAAgcgggtcaacattatccggtatcagCCAAACTCAAATTTCCTTGCACCATCAACACcacagaatatgaagcctgcatactagggctcaacatggcagacaatatgaacattcaggagctgctggtgATCAAttattcagatttgcttgtgcactag
- the LOC138875467 gene encoding uncharacterized protein, whose product MDMFILVAIDYFTKWVEVASYRAVTKKVVADFVKDRIICRFGVPESINTDNAANLNSDLMKAMCSHINRGISLHVGLWYEVVIPTEVEIHSLRIIQEPELGDAEWIKSRYEQLALINGKRMNAVCHGQLYPNRMSRAFNKRVKPRQFAPGQLVLKKIFTHQDEPKGKFSPNWQGPYMVHRVLIRGALILAEMDEEVWPKPINLDAVKRYYA is encoded by the exons atggacatgttcattctggtagccattgattacttcacaaaatgggtagaggttgcatcTTACAGAGCTGTGAcaaagaaagtcgtcgcagattttgtcaaggatcgtattattTGCCGATTCGGGGTTCCTGAGTCCATTAATACTGATAATGCcgctaatctcaacagtgatctgatgaaggctatgt gttcgcacatcaaccggggaatctctctacatgttggtttatggtacgaGGTTGTCATCCCAACCGAGGTGGAGATTcattctttaagaatcatacaggaaccTGAACTCGgtgatgcagagtggataaagagtcgttatgaacaattggcccttatcaatggaaaaaggatgaatgcagtatgtcatggGCAACTTTACCCaaatagaatgtctagagctttcaacaaaagggtcaaaccaaggcaatttgcaccaggtcaattggtgctgaagaagatcttcacACATCAAGATGAAcccaaagggaaattctcccccaattggcaaggtccttacatggttcatagGGTACTAATacgaggagcactcatacttgcagaaatggacgaagaagtctggccaaaaccgatcaatttagacgcagtcaagagatactatgcttag